One part of the Bradyrhizobium sp. CB1650 genome encodes these proteins:
- a CDS encoding IS110 family transposase, with protein sequence MENYAGIDVSLELSSVCIVDAQGKILKEAKVASEPDALVEFFETLGFAVKRIGLEAGPLSQWLHAGLKAAGLETVLLETRHVKAALSAMTVKTDRKDARGIAQLIRMGWLRPVHAKSVNAQEIRALLIARKQLLGRLIDVELSIRGILRGFGLKVGPVTRKNFEARIRELVAGQSTLERIAMAMLSARSALKAEYGRLHKAVLVIVRDDAVCRRLMTVPGVDPLVAITYKSAIDDPHRIAKSKAAGALFGLTPKKYQSGEKDVTGGITLAGDEIVRTVLYEAGNVLLSRITRFSKLKRWGMDVAKRRGSKRAKVALARKLAVILHRIWVDGTTYRWAEAGPIAA encoded by the coding sequence GTGGAGAACTATGCCGGAATCGATGTGTCATTGGAACTGTCGAGCGTATGCATTGTGGATGCCCAGGGTAAAATCCTGAAGGAGGCGAAGGTCGCGAGCGAACCCGACGCCTTAGTTGAATTTTTCGAGACGCTTGGCTTTGCAGTGAAACGGATCGGTCTGGAGGCTGGGCCGCTTTCGCAATGGCTGCACGCAGGACTGAAAGCAGCAGGATTGGAAACGGTTCTGCTGGAAACGCGGCATGTAAAGGCCGCACTATCTGCGATGACGGTCAAGACGGATCGCAAGGATGCGCGCGGGATCGCCCAGTTGATCCGGATGGGATGGCTCCGGCCGGTACACGCAAAATCGGTCAATGCGCAGGAGATCCGGGCCCTCCTGATCGCACGCAAACAGCTTCTTGGGCGACTGATCGATGTGGAATTGAGTATCCGCGGGATATTGCGTGGTTTTGGGCTGAAGGTCGGCCCGGTCACGCGGAAGAATTTCGAGGCGCGGATCCGAGAGTTGGTTGCGGGTCAATCGACATTGGAGCGCATTGCTATGGCAATGCTCTCGGCGCGATCGGCTTTAAAGGCAGAGTACGGAAGGCTACACAAGGCTGTGCTGGTAATTGTACGTGATGATGCGGTTTGTCGTCGGCTGATGACAGTACCAGGCGTCGACCCCCTGGTGGCTATTACCTACAAATCGGCGATTGATGACCCGCATCGCATTGCAAAATCAAAGGCGGCGGGCGCGCTGTTCGGGCTCACGCCAAAGAAATACCAATCGGGAGAAAAGGACGTCACGGGCGGAATCACGCTGGCCGGCGACGAGATAGTGCGCACGGTGCTGTATGAGGCCGGCAACGTTCTGCTATCGCGCATCACGCGGTTCTCAAAACTCAAGCGCTGGGGGATGGACGTCGCCAAGCGGCGAGGCTCGAAGCGCGCAAAAGTCGCCCTGGCACGTAAGCTCGCAGTGATCCTGCATCGGATCTGGGTCGACGGCACAACTTACCGTTGGGCTGAAGCGGGGCCGATCGCAGCATAG
- a CDS encoding lipocalin-like domain-containing protein yields the protein MNRRNILDIAAITTLAFVLPTSSVMSQQGSTKGQLAGTWTLVSATTKLPDGSPAWGTNPKGLLIFTENGYFSSQIVRSDLPKFKSENRAQGTPEENKAVVEGSSSTFGTYTVDETKKTYTLKFEGSSFPNRVGTEQTRAFTIAGDELKIANPSTSVGGSSELVYKRAR from the coding sequence ATGAACAGGCGCAATATTCTTGACATCGCGGCAATCACCACACTGGCTTTCGTCCTCCCGACCAGCAGCGTTATGAGCCAGCAAGGATCAACGAAGGGGCAACTGGCGGGAACTTGGACGCTCGTCTCCGCTACGACCAAGCTCCCGGACGGCAGTCCGGCGTGGGGCACCAATCCGAAAGGGCTGCTGATCTTCACCGAGAATGGATACTTCTCGTCGCAGATCGTTCGCTCCGATCTTCCAAAATTCAAGTCCGAAAACCGCGCGCAGGGTACACCAGAGGAAAACAAGGCCGTGGTAGAAGGAAGCAGCTCCACCTTCGGTACCTATACGGTCGATGAGACAAAAAAAACCTACACGTTGAAATTTGAAGGAAGTTCATTCCCAAATCGGGTGGGGACCGAACAGACGCGGGCATTCACAATCGCCGGCGACGAATTGAAGATCGCCAACCCATCAACATCGGTCGGCGGCTCTTCTGAGCTTGTCTACAAACGCGCCAGGTAG
- a CDS encoding transglycosylase SLT domain-containing protein: MADAFSGIPLNVTTVLINAGAAFPARAIETKFDTGLSANAIVAAGFRAAASDSVPPSNVTTSQGPMLQVASLEATSPENSVTLQQDRPPVASSSPGEGKPSYLKYYVYSEIPPPEKPAKIALSALSDVPLGTPVQEIERAAEAFGVDVNFMKAVAKIESDFNPRQRTGSYIGLFQLSKFEFSKYGSGEILNPRDNAMGAAYKFLSEAALFEIMTQKKPTFSDLYLIHQQGWEGAAQHISRPQRIAWKSMCATQEGSAKGERWCKRAIWGNTLPAVKREWKSVDNLTSGAFVAMWRDRVDTLYARYPVLTAAAERSR, translated from the coding sequence GTGGCTGATGCATTCAGCGGCATCCCGCTGAATGTAACGACGGTCCTGATAAATGCCGGCGCCGCGTTTCCGGCTCGGGCCATCGAGACGAAATTCGATACAGGATTATCGGCTAATGCGATCGTTGCGGCGGGATTCCGCGCCGCGGCGTCGGACTCGGTGCCACCGTCCAATGTAACCACTTCGCAAGGGCCAATGTTGCAGGTCGCCAGCCTTGAGGCAACGTCGCCCGAGAACTCGGTAACGCTACAGCAGGACCGCCCGCCCGTTGCTTCGTCCAGTCCGGGCGAAGGCAAACCGTCGTATCTCAAATACTACGTCTACTCGGAAATTCCGCCGCCGGAGAAACCCGCGAAGATCGCCTTGTCGGCGTTGAGCGACGTTCCGCTCGGAACGCCCGTCCAGGAGATCGAACGTGCAGCCGAGGCGTTCGGTGTCGATGTCAATTTCATGAAGGCGGTCGCCAAAATCGAATCCGATTTCAATCCCAGGCAACGCACCGGCTCCTACATCGGCCTGTTCCAGTTGAGCAAGTTTGAGTTCAGCAAATACGGATCGGGCGAGATCCTTAATCCTCGCGACAACGCTATGGGTGCCGCCTACAAGTTTCTCAGCGAGGCTGCGCTATTCGAAATAATGACGCAGAAGAAGCCGACCTTTTCCGACCTCTACCTGATCCACCAGCAGGGCTGGGAAGGAGCCGCCCAACACATCAGCCGTCCGCAGCGGATTGCCTGGAAGTCGATGTGCGCAACCCAGGAGGGCTCGGCGAAGGGCGAGCGATGGTGCAAGCGCGCTATCTGGGGCAACACGCTGCCTGCGGTCAAACGCGAATGGAAGTCGGTCGATAATCTCACCTCGGGTGCGTTCGTGGCGATGTGGCGGGACCGCGTCGATACGCTCTACGCCCGCTATCCTGTGCTAACTGCGGCGGCCGAACGCTCGAGATAG
- a CDS encoding cyclic nucleotide-binding domain-containing protein: protein MNSNADLSTILDRILDTAADNLRVAKILVQMGLDPNNITYDALFNRLFEIVLANLTLSSMFALVGAVFFVATLLMQRMVPLRVANMIGCTFFAISCALSGSVATFLLYLLLLPVNAVRLRQLLKLVKKARNATQGDRSMEWLKPYMTERRYRRGDILFRKGDAATEMFLTVTGKFLVKEIGVELPPGRLMGELGFLTPNNRRTATVECIEDGQVLTVTYERLLEIYFQSDQQFGYYILVLTSQRLLENNQRLQESISRLEAALAQEKVARQMAAARGTA from the coding sequence ATGAATTCCAATGCAGATCTTTCGACAATTCTGGACCGCATTCTTGATACAGCGGCGGACAATCTCAGGGTCGCAAAGATTCTCGTCCAAATGGGACTTGATCCCAACAACATCACCTACGACGCACTGTTTAATCGGCTGTTTGAAATTGTGTTGGCCAATCTCACGCTCTCCAGCATGTTCGCCTTGGTTGGCGCCGTCTTCTTTGTTGCTACCTTGCTGATGCAGAGGATGGTGCCGCTGCGGGTCGCGAATATGATCGGCTGTACATTCTTCGCAATTTCTTGCGCGCTTTCCGGAAGCGTCGCTACCTTTCTGCTTTATCTGCTGCTGTTGCCAGTCAATGCCGTTCGCCTCCGTCAGCTGCTCAAGCTCGTTAAGAAGGCACGTAACGCGACGCAGGGTGACAGGTCGATGGAATGGCTCAAACCATACATGACCGAACGTAGATATCGCCGAGGCGACATACTATTCAGGAAGGGTGATGCCGCTACGGAAATGTTCCTCACCGTCACCGGGAAGTTTCTCGTCAAAGAAATCGGCGTCGAGCTTCCGCCAGGACGTCTCATGGGAGAACTTGGCTTCCTCACGCCCAACAACCGACGAACCGCAACGGTCGAGTGCATAGAAGACGGCCAAGTCCTGACCGTGACTTATGAAAGGCTCCTTGAAATCTATTTTCAGAGTGATCAGCAATTCGGCTATTATATCCTCGTCCTGACCAGCCAGCGTCTCCTGGAAAACAACCAGCGCCTCCAGGAAAGCATCTCGCGGCTGGAAGCAGCTCTCGCACAAGAGAAAGTGGCGCGACAGATGGCAGCCGCGCGTGGCACAGCTTGA